A single Scleropages formosus chromosome 4, fSclFor1.1, whole genome shotgun sequence DNA region contains:
- the rgs17 gene encoding regulator of G-protein signaling 17 isoform X1, translating to MFAQPCSLNGVEMRKRQQPHIEGPSEPPGAPRPSTCCLCWCGCCKCLWNQDRVEHAERQTCTKMDSIEATEEQRPSLEEVLSWSRSFEKMMHSPEGREVFREFLRSEYSEENLMFWLACEDLKKETNPTAIEEKSRIIYEDYVSILSPKEVSLDSRVREGINQSLEEPSSHMYEEAQLQIYTLMHRDSFPRFLNSSLYRDLVERKRSTCLET from the exons ATGTTTGCTCAG CCCTGCAGTTTGAACGGCGTGGAAATGAGAAAGCGGCAGCAACCACACATCGAAGGACCCTCTGAGCCGCCCGGCGCCCCAAGGCCTAGCACCTGTTGTCTCTGCTGGTGCGGATGCTGTAAATGTCTCTG GAACCAGGACAGAGTGGAACACGCGGAGCGGCAGACGTGCACAAAAATGGATAGTATTGAAGCGACCGAGGAACA GCGCCCCTCGCTGGAGGAGGTCCTGTCGTGGTCCCGTAGCTTTGAGAAAATGATGCACTCGCCGGAAGGCCGGGAAGTGTTCCGCGAGTTCCTGCGCTCCGAGTACAGCGAGGAGAACCTGATGTTCTGGCTGGCCTGTGAGGACCTGAAGAAGGAGACCAACCCGACCGCCATCGAAGAGAAGTCCCGCATCATCTACGAGGACTACGTCTCCATACTGTCGCCGAAGGAG GTGAGCCTGGACTCGCGGGTGCGGGAGGGCATTAACCAGAGCCTGGAGGAGCCCAGCAGCCACATGTACGAGGAGGCCCAGCTGCAGATATACACGCTCATGCACCGGGACTCCTTCCCCCGCTTCCTCAACTCCTCCCTTTACAGAGACCTTGTGGAGCGCAAGAGGAGCACCTGCCTGGAGACATAA
- the rgs17 gene encoding regulator of G-protein signaling 17 isoform X2, with product MRKRQQPHIEGPSEPPGAPRPSTCCLCWCGCCKCLWNQDRVEHAERQTCTKMDSIEATEEQRPSLEEVLSWSRSFEKMMHSPEGREVFREFLRSEYSEENLMFWLACEDLKKETNPTAIEEKSRIIYEDYVSILSPKEVSLDSRVREGINQSLEEPSSHMYEEAQLQIYTLMHRDSFPRFLNSSLYRDLVERKRSTCLET from the exons ATGAGAAAGCGGCAGCAACCACACATCGAAGGACCCTCTGAGCCGCCCGGCGCCCCAAGGCCTAGCACCTGTTGTCTCTGCTGGTGCGGATGCTGTAAATGTCTCTG GAACCAGGACAGAGTGGAACACGCGGAGCGGCAGACGTGCACAAAAATGGATAGTATTGAAGCGACCGAGGAACA GCGCCCCTCGCTGGAGGAGGTCCTGTCGTGGTCCCGTAGCTTTGAGAAAATGATGCACTCGCCGGAAGGCCGGGAAGTGTTCCGCGAGTTCCTGCGCTCCGAGTACAGCGAGGAGAACCTGATGTTCTGGCTGGCCTGTGAGGACCTGAAGAAGGAGACCAACCCGACCGCCATCGAAGAGAAGTCCCGCATCATCTACGAGGACTACGTCTCCATACTGTCGCCGAAGGAG GTGAGCCTGGACTCGCGGGTGCGGGAGGGCATTAACCAGAGCCTGGAGGAGCCCAGCAGCCACATGTACGAGGAGGCCCAGCTGCAGATATACACGCTCATGCACCGGGACTCCTTCCCCCGCTTCCTCAACTCCTCCCTTTACAGAGACCTTGTGGAGCGCAAGAGGAGCACCTGCCTGGAGACATAA